TCCATTGTCCTCTGTGCAGCCACGCTTGGCATCTGTCACTTTGCCACCACAGAAGGGACATCTCACCCTCCCCAGCTGAAACCAGTGGTCCCAAGTCCAGCCAGTGCAGAGCCAGCCATGGGTCTGACCCTGCAGCTTAGGATCTGACCCAACATGTCACCAATGCCCTGTCTGACACCAGCACACCCATGCCCTGCACTCTGCCACCGGGCACATGGCTGTGCCCATGGGTGCCTTGTGGGTGCCCCATCACCCATCCTACCCCTCTCTTCCTTTTGTCAGGGTGAGGATGTGGTGGAGGagatggtggcacagggacgAGCCTTCCTCACCCAGCTGCGGGCAGAGTTGGACCTTGGCACCACCTTGGAAGCCATGGAGCCACAACAGGCATCTGGAGAGCTGGAAGGCACCCCCGTGCCAAACCATGAACCCCGTGAGCCTGGAGGGACCGGgggcagtggggcagcaggGTGTCCATCCACTGACCAGCTCTGTGTCCAGACAGTGCCCACTGGGGTTTTACACCTCTTTTGGTGGCAGGATCTGCACTGAGGGAGAAACGTGAACTGGTCTCCACGGAGCTGCCcagggtggaggaggaggaggcaggcaTGGGCAGAGGTAAGCTCCCACAAACCCTATGGGGTTCTAGGCTTCACCATGGAGACAGTGacaagcccagccctgcacccctgTCTCAGGTCTGCCCCATTTCAGCAGGACAGTCTTTTGCTATATCCCCTCCTCTGCCCATGCTCCCCTGATGTCCTCAGAGCAATGGTGCTCCTCCCTGTGGTGGGCAGCAGCACGGTGCATGGTGCCCCCACGATTGATCCCTGATGTGTCCCAAtctctcctgcccctcctgggcGTTGCAGCCTGCCCTGGTCTCAACGAGTCGGCAGTGCGGGTGGGCGCGGTGCGGGACCTGTACGCCTGGGTGCTGCGGGTGCCCGAGGCAGACCTGGCCATGACCTTCCAAGAGGTGAGTGCCCATCCAGCCACTCTGAGCCATACACCCTGGCAGACAGGCAGTGCCATCCCCCAGCCTACCACTGTCCCACTCTGCCCATGGCTCCCCTGGACTCATGGTGCTGTTGTCTCCCCACAGATCCTGGTGGACTTGGGCTCCAAAAACACCAAGGGACTGTACCGGGCACAAGTTCGGGCCACTGTAGGGGGTCGCCCCACAGCCTTCACTGGCCTCGTGGGGCTGGAGAGTGACTCACTGGCCCGTAGCATGCCTGGCCTCGTTGCTCTGGCACTTGAAGCGCTGAAAACCTAATGGTACCTCTAAGGCAGTGTGCCAGCATGGGGAGAGGGCACTGGGGCAGGTGTCTCTTATGTCCTTCAAACACACTCTGCTCCCAGTCTTAGACTCTTCCACCCCTTTGTCCCCAGTTGTACCTCAGTCTCTCTTCCCTCCAGCACTTCCTTACTTCCCCAGGGCAATGGGGCCCTGCTGGGTGCCTGAACATCTCAGCCAGGAATCACAGTCCTCCCCCCTGGAACTCCCACCTTGGCAAGCCTACCCTCACCCCATCTTCCCCAGTAGCACCTGAGCTGTTATTTATTTGTACagagaaagtttatttttcaataaagaAGGGCTCTATTTTCCAGTAGCTGGTGAATGTGAAGCAAGTGCTGTGCCACACAGTGCTGGCAAAGTGGGTGACGGTGGAGGGAGCTTTGGTATCCCATTGTGTCCCCCTTCCCATCCCCCTTGTACTCTGAAATTATGCCTCCAGCCTTGGCTCCTGCTATGCCCACCCTGGCACAGActccccagtcccctccccaGTGGCCACAGCGCTGGTGCTCACCTTGGTGACACCCCTCAGGGTCTCACATGAAACCTCCCGATGCAGGGGCCGAGCGTGCCCTGGGTCAGTGGCCAGTGGTGGTGCTAGCCCTGTGCTTGGACATCAGTGGTACCCTGGGGACCCTGCTGTGGGGACCCTGCCACTCTGAGCAGCATCACTGGgactgctgagcagcaggtAAGGAatggctgctccctgtgcccagcagtgcctgtgctggggtgcCCAGGCTCAAGGTGATGCGCTGACACCCGTGGGCCAGCAAgaccagctgtgcctgcccatctccccttccctgcacGTGGGGGTGCCGGAAGAGAGGGGTTGGAGCAGCTCTCTGGTGCCGGCGCCCTTCCCCCTCAGCACCTGGCACCATCCATCTCCCACTCCCTCTGGCAGCCGGACATCCGCTCAGCCAGGCCAGGCAGGGAAGCAGCCAGGGCCTGGCACGGCGTGAGGGCACTGCAGGCACCGCATGGGGaatctgctgcagcagctggccctgctcggggcacTGATGCTGTCGGGTGAGCAGGGTCTGGGTCATGGGGTGCCCTGTTGTTCTGCTGCACGGGGTGCCCATGGGGTTATGGGTCCCCTCAATGGGGTTGGTGGAGGATGATTGTGACAGGGTCCAAACagggtccccagggctgtgttttgggtaTTACCTGGCAGTGTCTGCTACTGCATGTCCTTTGTGCTTCTTTGGTGGCTGTGCCACCCAGAgccgtgtccctgcccaggctatgtgctgtcactgcacagTGTCATTGTTTCCAAGTGTCCCTGTAAGTGCCTGTCTGTGTGGAATCTATGGCCATGTGTCTCTGCACACTGGGTCCATGTCCATGAGTCCATGTGGGTTCTGTGTGTACAGCCACCTATATACACAGTTCCACCATGTCTGTATCAAAATGTCTCATGTCTGTGTCTttctctgtgctgggtttgtaTCTGtttgtccctgtgtgtctgtgcccacGTTCCTGTCCCATGACCATGTGCTCCCATGTGTCTGTCATTCCTGCATGTTCATGTCTGCTCTactgtgcagcacagaaatgcattCTCCTGGCCTGTTCCTCCTCCCTCTACTCTTATACCACCCTGCCCTTGCCAACCATCCCTATGGGGTGGCATTGAGCCTAGTAACCTCTGAGCCCCCTGGTTTGCCTGACCCCACACCCCCAGGTGGGCTCTGTGTGAACCATGAGGAGCGGCTCATCCACTACCTGTTCGAGGAGAAGGGCTATGACAAAGAATTGCGCCCTGTGGTTTCCAATGACGAGGCTGTGGATGTCTACCTGGCCCTCACCCTCTCCAACCTAATCTCACTGGTGAGCCCCAGTGGGCAGTGTCCACTGTGGGGTGCCCCCCAGCCACACCTCACCCCTAGGGCTGTTTGCATGGGGAGGAACCCTGATGcttctgtcccatccctggctggTGAGAGTTGGGGGGACCCCCTGGCATCTCACTGCCCCATGTTGCTGTTTGCAGAAAGAGGTGGACGAGACGCTCACCACCAACGTATGGCTCGAGCACGTGAGTAGGAACAGGTGTCACAGCATCAGTTGTGCCACCATGGGGTGGCTCAGCATGGTGAGGGGGTGACCCGAGGATCcttccctccagggctggaaCGATTACCGCCTGCAGTGGAACAAGTCTGAGTTCGGGGACATCGAGGTGCTCCGCCTGCCGCCAGACATGCTGTGGCTGCCAGAGATAGTCCTGGAGAACAAGTGAGCTGTGCCTTAATTTCCCTTCTCAATCCTTCTGAACTGCTCCCAGTGCATGTCCAGACTCCCCTGgccccttcccagctgtgccataACCTTGTctccctcctggcacagcaatGATGGGCTCTTCGAGGTCGCCTACTACTGCAATGTCCTCATCTACGACACGGGCTACGTCTACTGGCTGCCACCTGCCATCTTCCGCAGCACCTGCCTCATCAATGTTGATTTCTTCCCCTTTGACTGGCAGAACTGCTCCCTCAGATTCAGGTGCTGGGTGGCTGGATCAGGGCAGCAGGTTGGCTATGTcatgcctgctgctgccagcgCCACCCCTTGCTGTTGAGATGCAGCAAGGCGGGGGTCTGTAGGTGACTTGGTGGCCTAAGTCCATCATGCTGAAGGTCAGGGTGGGTTGGGTGGTGGGTACCCAGCAGCCCCTCACTGCCTGTCCCCCTGGCTGTGGTCCAGGTCGCTGGCATACAGTGCTCTGGAGATCAACATGCACTTGAAGACGGACGAAGACCCAGACACGGGGAAGTCTTACCCAGTGGAGTGGATCATCATTGACCCCGAAGGCTTCACAGGTAATGCTGGTGCTCCCTGCCATGTCCTGTGGCAGTGGGACACCCTGTAAAGGCCAGGGGTGGAGGGCCCACTCTGGAGTTGGGGCACACTGCCACAGAGAAACTTCACTACCTGGGGCTTTGGCATCCTGGCACCCATTCCATGTTGGAATGCTATCCACAGTTTGTGGGGGAGACTGTTGCTAGTGTGCCTGGTGAGGATGGTCATGGCAGATGTCCCCCATGCTGTGTGCTGTCACTGTGCCCTGGCAgagaatggggaatgggaaatcaTCCACCGCCCAGCCCGCAAGAACACCTACCCTGACATTCCCCTGGACACCAGCGAGCACCAGGACATCACCTTCTACCTCATCATCAAGCGCAAGCCGCTCTTCTATGTCATCAACATCGTCATACCCTGCATCCTCATCGCCTTCATGGTCATCCTTGTCTTCTACCTGCCTGCTGACAGTGAGTGAGCCCTGTGGCACGCGTGCCAGTAATGGGAGTCACATCCATGGGGTGCCTCCGTGTCCCACACCTGCACCAGGTCCTAGGGCACAGCTAAACCCCAATGCCCAGCATGAGTACCTCCTGGAACTGGAATATCTCCATGTAGAACACCATCACCCCAGCCAGGCATCCTGGCAGAGGTGCACTTGGGCACAGGATATCCCATGCAGGACCCCAGGGTACTCCCATTACAGAAAACCCCTATATGTGGCACTGTATCATGGGACACTGGAAGGGCAACCCTGGCACTGGGAACTCTGCTAGAGCTACCTGGGACAAGGTTTGTCCTGAGCTCACCTGTTCTCCAGGTGGTGAGAAGATGACCCTGGTAATCTCAGTGCTCTTGGCCCAGTCTGTGTTCCTCCTGCTGATCTCCCAGCGCCTGCCTGCCACTTCCCATGCCATCCCCCTCATCGGCAAGTGAGTCCTGGGCACCACTGAGTGCAATGGGGATGCTGTGGAGTCCCTTGGTGCcagagggcagctctgcctgtgcccagtCCCTGTGGCAATGCCAGCTCCAAAATCATGCTCCCTACCAGGTATCTGCTTTTTATCATGCTTCTGGTGACAGCCGTGGTGATCATCTCTGTCGTGGTTCTCAACTTCCACTTCcgcacccccagcacccacatCATGTCTGACTGGGTCAGAGAGGTGAGCGAGGTGTGGGTGCACTGGCGGGTACAAGGGTCACACTGTTccccacagggacagcacagccctggcattGCATCTGTGCCAGATGGAGTTTGTGGGCAGAAAATGGGGACAAGGTAGCCACACACTGGGGAGGTGGCCGAGGGACATGACACTCCCTCTCGTGTCCCAGGTCTTCCTGGAGACCCTGCCCCGGCTGCTGGGCATGACACAGCCGTCCGAGAGTCCGGCGAGCGCCCCGTGCATCCGGCGCTGCAGCTCGGCCGGCTACATCGCCAAGGCGGAGGAATACTTCAGCGTCAAGTCCCGCAGCGAGCTCATGTTCGAGAAGCAGTCGGAGCGGCACGGGCTGACCAGCCGCGTCACCCCTGCCCGTGAGCCGCAGCCCCgagtggggacacagggaagggtGGCGGGGCTGGGGTCTGCGGGCTTGGCAGCCCTTCCGTGCCCATCCCACCGCCCCCTCTCATCCCCAGGTTTGGCGCCGCTGGGCATGGACTCGGGCGAGGAGCAGCCCTACGAGCACGTCAAACCCGTCATTGACAATGCCAACTACATCGTCAAGCACATGAGGGATGAAAACAGCTACAATGAGGTGGGGCcgtgggcactgggagggcacgGGGGGCTCTCTACGCCCACTGTGCCCCCACActgcctggctcctggctgTCTCCACAGGAGATCGACAACTGGAACCGCGTGGCACGGACCCTGGATCGCCTGTGCTTCTTCATCATCACCCCCACGCTGGTGGTGGGCACCCTCTGGATCTTCCTCATGGGCATCTACAACCACCCCCCGCCACTGCCCTTTGCCGGAGACCCCTACGACTACCGGGAGGAGAACAAGCGCTTCGTCTAGGGGGGTGTGGGgatcccctgtgccagcctctcCCCCACTTGTCTTGGTTTGGGAAAATAAAGCTGGGTACTTCTTGCCATGGGGCACTGAACTGGTGGCTGTCCTCAGTGTGCCCCACTGGGCACGATGCCCAACCTGAacactgtgtgtgtgctggggagggtGATGCCCATCCATGGAACGGGTGCTGTGGATGTCCTGAGTGTGGTGGACCCTAGCTGTAGCTGGAAGAGGTGATTTTCAGAAGGGATGTAGTGGTACCGGCCCTGCTACCCCTGTGGGTTGGGCACTTGGGGCAGGATGGACTGGGGAAAGGATTTggccatcccagcctggcaccatcCCCTGCAGACCCTCTGCAGCCGACAGAGATGCCATCAGTGCCCATATTTCCCCCTGCCCCCATGGCCCCCCAGCCGGACGCACAGTGTCCCCCCTGCACACCCCATCCCACATGCAAGGCTGGGGGCCCAGAGAGGtgtctccttccccagctcagcagcaggatgcCAGGGCTCTGGTTTCAGGGGACACAGCTGACGTCCCCCCACCGGCAGTGGCCCAGGACAGCTGTCATATCCTCTCCACTGAGCCAGGAATTTCACcacacccccacacccccaTCGCGCCCTCCCCGTGACCCTCCTACACGGGCTGGAAGGATTTGAACCCCTGGGGGGcatcccctccccaggctgatGTGCTGGGACTCGCCTGCCCATTCCCCACCCTATATTCTGGGGGCAGccactgccatggcagggacgTGATGTGCTGGCAGGAGGGCACCTCTTTCCCATAACCTGCAAGGAGCTCCATTCCTTTGTGGGAGACATGGGGAACCCAAGGCACGGAGCTCATTTTGCCCCTTGCCCCAATTCCAACCCCTCCGGCACAAAATGCCAGAGGAGCTTCCCAGCAAACTGGAATCGCCCCACAGCGGGGGAAGTGGGTGGTCACTCCCGGGCCCCCGTGGCTGTTGGGGACAGCTGACGGTGGCAGGGGACAgctgtcctgtcccagctcagaaCACGTCAGCACAGGCGGCCGAGCGGAGCCCAGCCCTGCGCCCCACGGCACCGCCATGCGCGGCCACGGCCTCCTCCTCGTCTTCTGCACCTTGGCAGGTAAGATCTGCCCGTCGGGGAGACACCTGGCTACCAGGGAGGGCACCTTTGCACTCGGGGGTTTGTCACCCCTGGCAGCCCAGTGCCCTGGAGAGGTCCCCGGGTGAGCTGGGTGAGGACGTGGTGGGGACactccccacagctcctgcttgcATGTGGGACACTGACGGGACTGTCAGGATCGTGGAGCAGAGCGCACAGACCCGCCGGGGCAGCCCTTTCCCTTGCATCCCTTTCCCTTGCATCCCTTTCCCTTGCATCCCTTTCCCTTGCATCCCTTTCCCTTGCATTCCTTTCCCTGTGCCTCCCCCTCAGTGTATCAGGTCTAGGGGACATCAGTGACCCCAGTGTCTTCCCCTCGGGGTGTCACATGGCGTGCGTCCTCCCAGGTGTGGGCTGCAGGAACCAGGAGGAGAAGCTGTTCCAGGATCTCATGTCCAACTACAATCGAGACCTGCGCCCGGCCCGGGGGGATGAGATCATCGATGTCTCCCTCAAGCTCACCCTCACCAACCTCATCTCTCTGGTGAGAGACCCCTCCCAGGTACCCCAGTGGGACAGAATCTGCCCCCAGATGTGGGGCAGAAGGCAGGGCACTAAAGCcatctccctccttccttcccttctagAATGAACGGGAGGAGACCCTCACCACCAATGTCTGGATCGAGAtggtgagacccctcccctcGAGGCAGGATCACGCCCAGCTATGTTTGCATATCAGGGTGGCACCCCATGAGGGGTTGGCGCTGTAACCTGCCCTCTTTTGTGGGCACCCACAAATGACCCCATTTTGTGGGCAGCATAGCACAGGCAGCTCACAATCTCCTTCATCTTGGGGGGCTCCGTGAACCCTCCTCCTCAtctctgcttctcccagcaATGGTCTGATTATCGCCTGAGCTGGGACCCTGAGAAATACGACAACATCCAGCTGCTGCGGGTGCCCTCCACCATGGTCTGGCTGCCAGATGTGGTCCTGGAGAACAAGTAGGTGACAGGGAAATGGGGACATGTCCCTAAATAGGGCAGCTGCCCTCCCAGGTATAGTTTGGAGCTGAGCCCATCCTTTTCCCCCCAGCATCGACGGGACGTTCGAAATCACCCTCTACACCAACGTGCTGGTGTCCCCTGACGGCAGCATCTACTGGCTGCCCCCTGCCATCTACCGCAGCGTCTGCGTCATCCACGTCACCTACTTCCCCTTTGACTGGCAGAACTGCACCATGGTCTTCCAGTGAGCATGGGCACCatggcagctcctcctgggacacagggattaGCGTGGGATGCCCATCTTTGCCCCTGGGCAGATAAGTGCTATCTGCCTATTCCCTGCCACTTGGCAGGAGGCATCATGGACAAGCCAAGCACCCCAAAGCACAGCTGGAGGTGGCATCCTTTGCCCATCCAGCTTGCTACCTGTGCTACCAGCCTGTGCTACCACCTCATCCCTCCCTAGGTCCCAGACGTACAGTGCCAATGAAATCAACCTGCTGCTGACAGTGGAGGATGGCCAGACCGTGGAATGGATCGCCATCGACCCTGAGGCTTTCACAGGTAacactgcagccactgcagaagAGTGTCCCATCACAGGAGACATCCAACAGGTCTGCTGCTACATTGGTGGCTGCCaaaagcagggctgcagggactaTTAGCAGCTCCCACCATTACATGGGCACTTAAGTTATTAGTGGAAGCGGTAGTGTGGGagagatttgtttttctaaccCCCCCAGCTCGGGGCTCATGCAGCTTGGCAGCTGCTGCCGGAGAGCACCGCTCCTGCAAGCTTGATTGATGCTGGGAACGTAGCTGTCATGGCCAAACAATGACGTTTTCCATCACATTTTAATTGCATATTGAAGGAACAAAACGCTTTTCGGGCAGcgagatttattttttcattaccGGCCTGAGTTGTGATCTTGACTGGGAAAAAATCTATCGCTCCCacagagaggaggggagagcagtgTGCTGTCACCCAGTGTCATGTTTGGCTTCCCGCTGTGGAAATGGGGAGATGGggggaccccagccccacagctgtaGCCCTGGGAGCCCCCCAGGCATTAAAGGTGTGCCCATATGTGCCCAGCTGCCTCATCCAACtgctttttggggtgttttgccCAGGCACCATGGCACGTTCCACGGTGCTCATTTCCCTCAGGAGAAGCTCTAGCGTCGGGCACAGCCTGGGTGCCCTGTGGGGCCCATGCCAATCACCagtcctccccttcctcccttcaCTGGGGGCTGGAGGCCCAGTGgcccatggggacagtggggctCACCTGGCACCATCACAATGCAGAGAATGGTGAATGGGCCATCAAGCACCGCCCCGCTCGGAAGATCATCAACTCGGACCACTTCACCCCAGATGACATCCAGTACCAGCAGGTCATCTTCTACCTCATCATCCAGCGCAA
This Catharus ustulatus isolate bCatUst1 chromosome 10, bCatUst1.pri.v2, whole genome shotgun sequence DNA region includes the following protein-coding sequences:
- the CHRND gene encoding acetylcholine receptor subunit delta, which encodes MSHVCVFLCAGFVSVCPCVSVPTFLSHDHVLPCVCHSCMFMSALLCSTEMHSPGLFLLPLLLYHPALANHPYGVALSLVTSEPPGLPDPTPPGGLCVNHEERLIHYLFEEKGYDKELRPVVSNDEAVDVYLALTLSNLISLKEVDETLTTNVWLEHGWNDYRLQWNKSEFGDIEVLRLPPDMLWLPEIVLENNNDGLFEVAYYCNVLIYDTGYVYWLPPAIFRSTCLINVDFFPFDWQNCSLRFRSLAYSALEINMHLKTDEDPDTGKSYPVEWIIIDPEGFTENGEWEIIHRPARKNTYPDIPLDTSEHQDITFYLIIKRKPLFYVINIVIPCILIAFMVILVFYLPADSGEKMTLVISVLLAQSVFLLLISQRLPATSHAIPLIGKYLLFIMLLVTAVVIISVVVLNFHFRTPSTHIMSDWVREVFLETLPRLLGMTQPSESPASAPCIRRCSSAGYIAKAEEYFSVKSRSELMFEKQSERHGLTSRVTPARLAPLGMDSGEEQPYEHVKPVIDNANYIVKHMRDENSYNEEIDNWNRVARTLDRLCFFIITPTLVVGTLWIFLMGIYNHPPPLPFAGDPYDYREENKRFV